The genomic stretch CTGTAATTCTCCGCTCAATCATCGAGGCCACCATCGCCAGGGGCCTCGATGATTTTCCTTCTTCCCTGAGCTACTTCCATCACAGTGCCTCAACAGGAATATCGACTCTCCTCACTACGATGCTTTTCAGTTCTGCAACAAGGGCATTTTTCGCAAGCCTGTCCGTTTTTCACCATAAGCACCGGGGAGTTAATCTGACATAAGCCCCTCATATCAATAAAATTATATTTAATAAAAATCGAATCAATTGTTAATCACACTACTTACAACAGACAAAAACACCAAAGTATATTGCTGAATTTAATAGAAAATTTAATTCAACATCTATTAGTAAAAGTTACCGGTCTCGATCACACTTTAGACAAAATTAATAACTCTCATAAAAAAAACGAGATTTTGATCTCAAAACATACAATCAAAAATGCTTAAAAATCCGCCTTGCCGAAGGACAAAATGGCATTTCATTTTTTCACAAACGGTTTTTTGATTTTCAATAATGCACTTTGGATTAGCGCCTACAGCGCAAGGAAACGGTCTATGAATAACTCTCGTGTGTCTTCTGCAGGAAAAAAAAGTTTACTGGCTGCGATTGTCACAGCCGCACTGATGGCTACCTCTGCTTATGCGGCAGTAGAAACTGATGCTGCAACAACTGGCTGGGCAACGCAAAACGGCGGCACTACTGGTGGCGCGAAGGCATCAAAAGCAGTTGAAGTAAAAAACATTAGCGACTTTAAAAAAGCCCTGAATGGAACTGACTCATCACCCAAAATCATCAAAATAACCGGACCGATTGATATCAGTGGTGGCAAAGCGTATACCAGCTTTGACGACCAAAAGGCCCGCAGCCAGATCAGCATTCCGTCCAATACCACCATTATTGGTGTTGGTAGCAATGGTAAATTCACCAACGGTTCGCTGGTTATCAAGGGCGTGAGCAACGTTATCCTGCGTAACCTGTATATCGAAACCCCGGTGGATGTCGCGCCGCATTATGAAACCGGTGATGGCTGGAACGCCGAGTGGGATGCTGCCGTTATCGACAACTCGACCAACGTTTGGGTTGACCATGTCACCATCAGCGATGGTAGCTTCACTGACGATAAATACACCACCAAAGATGGTGAAAAATACGTTCAACACGACGGCTCACTGGATATCAAGAAAGGCTCTGACTACGTCACTATTTCTTACAGCCGCTTCGAACTGCACGACAAAACTATCCTGATCGGCCACAGCGACAGCAATGGCTCACAGGATTCCGGCAAACTGCGCGTCACCTTCCACAACAACGTGTTTGACCGCGTAACCGAACGTACTCCGCGCGTACGTTTCGGTAGCATCCACGCTTACAACAACGTGTATCTGGGCGACGTGAAGCACAGCGTCTATCCGTACCTGTACAGCTTCGGCCTGGGCACCAGCGGCAGCATCCTGTCTGAGTCCAACTCCTTCACGCTCTCCAACCTGAAGAGCATTGATGGTAAGAACCCAGAATGTAGCATCGTGAAGCAATTCAACAGCAAGGTGTTCTCCGACAACGGCTCACTGGTTAACGGCTCGACCACCACTAAACTGGATACTTGTGGTCTGACGGCGTACAAACCGACTCTGCCGTACAAATATTCGGCTCAGACTATGACCAGCAGCCTGGCTACCAGCATCAACAACAACGCAGGCTACGGCAAACTGTAATTTCCCCTGCCAACAACAGCGGCCACTCCATCGAGTGGCCGCTTATTACATCAACAATAGAAAGAAGGGGCAATCACCATGCTAACAACTACATTGAAACAGACCCTTTTCCTAGGCTCCCTGCTTTGTCTGCCAATTTCTTTTGCACAGGCTGAAAGCAGCGCTCCCGTTTCCGCTTCCCAGCAGACACTCAACGTCACTACGCTAGCACCTAATACTCAGATTAGCGGCCAGGTGGCCTATCGTGACATACGCTTTCCAGCCACCTTGCTTATCAAAGACCAGCGTGGCACAGAGCGCAGCCTGAAAACCGATATCCAGGGGCGGTTTTATGCCGATGTCTCTTCAATGGTCACACCACTGCGTCTGTCCGTCATTGAAGCCGGTGGACAGAATTGCCTGTTGAGTAATCAGCTTCGCGCCGTTTGTATGGGTGCACTGGTACCGCAATTGCGTGACGGCCATGAAAATCGCACCAATATCAATCCGCTGACCGATCGTATTTTATCTGAGGTCGCTGTATCAGCCGGTTATATCGGCCCACAGCAACTGATCGATGCTGCCGATATACCCTCTTTATCGACAACGGCTTGGGAAGCTGCCTACAGCGAATTTCATGCCGGTTTTGATGATGCGTTGAAACAGGCGGGTATTGCCGACCCTTCCCAGTTCGATCCGTTAACGTATTCTGATACGATGACGCCAGCCTTTACCCAGATCCTTCAGGTTATCAACCATATGCGTGGTTATAACAATAACAACGGCCAGGCCAGTCACACCGTGCTAACCGACATCAAGTTTCGCCCGATTGCCGGACTGAATGCCTCTGGTAACTACGAACCCTTGGATCTAACCAGTGCTAACCAACAGCGTAAAGCACTGGAACAGGCTCGAACCCGTATTTTCATCGTGAGCGACTCGACGGCAGCAACCTACGAGAAAGCGCGTTTTCCCCGTATGGGATGGGGCCAAGTCTTTGAACAACAATTCCGCCCTGGCGGTGATGTTACCGTCGTCAACGGTGCCCGCGCGGGACGCAGTTCGCGCGATTTTTATTACGAAGGGTGGTTCCGTCAGATGGAGCCATTTATGCGGCAAGGTGATTACCTGTTTATCGCTATGGGAATTAACGACCAAAACTGCGATAGCCAGAAAGCCCTTCGCGGAGTCGCTGATGTCACCAACCTTTGCACTTACCCCAATAGCGCAGATGGCAAACCGCAATATCCGCAAGGCAAACCGGATATGTCTTTACAGATTTCTCTGGAGCGCTACATCCGTTACGCACAAGCACATCATATGATACCGGTGCTGTTGACCCCGACGGCCCGTGTTAGACGAGCTGACGGAAAAACTGGAACACCCGCTGTTCACAGCCACCTGACAAAACAGAACAAAGTGGGCGGTTATGCCTTTGTTGGCGATTACACCCAGACTATTCGCGACACGGCTAATAAGAATAACGTGCCGTTACTGGATGTAGAAACCGCGACGCTGGCGCTGGCCAATCAGGGCGACGGGCAGCAGTGGCAGCAATACTGGCTGGCCGTCGATCCGAATCTCTACCCCTATTACCGTGATCAGCCCGGCAGCCTGACTCAACCTGATAACACCCATTTCCAGCAGAAAGGGGCACAGGCAGTCGCTGCAATAGTCGCAGA from Dickeya zeae NCPPB 2538 encodes the following:
- the paeY gene encoding pectin acetylesterase PaeY, whose amino-acid sequence is MLTTTLKQTLFLGSLLCLPISFAQAESSAPVSASQQTLNVTTLAPNTQISGQVAYRDIRFPATLLIKDQRGTERSLKTDIQGRFYADVSSMVTPLRLSVIEAGGQNCLLSNQLRAVCMGALVPQLRDGHENRTNINPLTDRILSEVAVSAGYIGPQQLIDAADIPSLSTTAWEAAYSEFHAGFDDALKQAGIADPSQFDPLTYSDTMTPAFTQILQVINHMRGYNNNNGQASHTVLTDIKFRPIAGLNASGNYEPLDLTSANQQRKALEQARTRIFIVSDSTAATYEKARFPRMGWGQVFEQQFRPGGDVTVVNGARAGRSSRDFYYEGWFRQMEPFMRQGDYLFIAMGINDQNCDSQKALRGVADVTNLCTYPNSADGKPQYPQGKPDMSLQISLERYIRYAQAHHMIPVLLTPTARVRRADGKTGTPAVHSHLTKQNKVGGYAFVGDYTQTIRDTANKNNVPLLDVETATLALANQGDGQQWQQYWLAVDPNLYPYYRDQPGSLTQPDNTHFQQKGAQAVAAIVADQIKATPSLRELAGKLQATDR
- the pelE1 gene encoding pectate lyase PelE1, which translates into the protein MNNSRVSSAGKKSLLAAIVTAALMATSAYAAVETDAATTGWATQNGGTTGGAKASKAVEVKNISDFKKALNGTDSSPKIIKITGPIDISGGKAYTSFDDQKARSQISIPSNTTIIGVGSNGKFTNGSLVIKGVSNVILRNLYIETPVDVAPHYETGDGWNAEWDAAVIDNSTNVWVDHVTISDGSFTDDKYTTKDGEKYVQHDGSLDIKKGSDYVTISYSRFELHDKTILIGHSDSNGSQDSGKLRVTFHNNVFDRVTERTPRVRFGSIHAYNNVYLGDVKHSVYPYLYSFGLGTSGSILSESNSFTLSNLKSIDGKNPECSIVKQFNSKVFSDNGSLVNGSTTTKLDTCGLTAYKPTLPYKYSAQTMTSSLATSINNNAGYGKL